A window of the Chloroflexus sp. Y-396-1 genome harbors these coding sequences:
- a CDS encoding hydroxymethylglutaryl-CoA reductase, degradative produces MGTKNSRLQGFYQLNPFERLQMVKSFDGLLDEDLRALHGGQGGALTIERADKMIENVVGTYNLPLGIATNFRINGRDYLIPMVVEEPSIVAGASYAARMVRDGGGFETSSTEPLMIGQVQLVNISDPDQARQTILSRKEEILALANAQSRSLVSLGGGARDVEVRFFPTSPMGPMLVVHLIVDCRDAMGANAVNTMAEAVAPLLAEMTGGRVYLRILSNLTDRRLARARCVVPAASLARDGLSGEEVVEGILWAYAFAVVDPYRAATHNKGIMNGIDPVLVATGNDWRAVEAGAHAYASRNGRYTSLSHWERDEQGNLVGTLEMPLAVGIVGGATKVHPTAQAALKLLGVRSAGELAEVCVAAGLANNLAAMRALACEGIQQGHMSLHARQIAMAAGASGTLVDEVARRMVAERNIKLTRAEEIIAELEGRRVGDPTRN; encoded by the coding sequence ATGGGGACCAAGAATTCTCGCTTACAAGGGTTTTATCAACTTAATCCATTTGAGCGACTACAGATGGTTAAGTCCTTTGATGGATTGTTAGATGAAGATTTACGCGCTTTGCACGGCGGTCAGGGTGGTGCACTCACTATCGAACGCGCCGACAAGATGATTGAGAATGTCGTTGGTACATACAACCTACCACTCGGAATTGCGACCAACTTCCGTATTAATGGCCGCGACTATCTGATACCAATGGTGGTTGAAGAGCCATCAATCGTGGCCGGGGCCAGTTACGCTGCACGTATGGTACGCGATGGTGGTGGGTTTGAGACGAGTAGCACCGAGCCGTTGATGATTGGCCAGGTTCAATTGGTTAATATTAGCGATCCCGATCAGGCCCGCCAGACCATCCTGTCGCGTAAAGAAGAGATTCTCGCGCTAGCGAATGCTCAAAGCCGATCACTGGTCAGTCTCGGTGGTGGCGCTCGCGATGTTGAGGTACGCTTCTTCCCAACTAGCCCCATGGGGCCAATGCTGGTCGTTCACTTGATTGTCGATTGCCGCGATGCAATGGGGGCGAATGCCGTGAATACCATGGCCGAGGCGGTCGCACCGCTGCTGGCTGAGATGACCGGAGGGCGCGTATACCTGCGCATCCTCTCGAACTTGACCGACCGCCGGTTGGCTCGTGCTCGTTGTGTGGTACCGGCAGCCTCACTGGCCCGTGACGGTCTCAGCGGTGAGGAAGTCGTTGAAGGTATTCTCTGGGCTTACGCCTTTGCAGTCGTTGATCCCTATCGGGCAGCGACGCACAACAAGGGCATTATGAACGGGATCGATCCGGTGCTGGTCGCTACCGGTAACGACTGGCGAGCGGTTGAGGCTGGCGCCCATGCTTACGCTAGTCGCAACGGTCGCTATACCTCCCTCTCACACTGGGAGCGCGATGAACAGGGGAACCTGGTCGGTACCCTGGAAATGCCGCTGGCAGTCGGTATTGTCGGTGGTGCGACAAAGGTTCATCCTACGGCACAGGCTGCATTGAAACTCCTTGGTGTACGCAGTGCCGGCGAGCTGGCAGAAGTCTGTGTAGCGGCGGGGTTGGCCAATAATCTGGCTGCGATGCGAGCACTGGCCTGCGAAGGTATTCAGCAGGGTCATATGAGCTTACATGCCCGTCAGATTGCGATGGCCGCTGGCGCTAGTGGCACGCTGGTCGATGAAGTTGCCCGGCGAATGGTTGCCGAACGCAATATCAAGCTGACTCGCGCCGAAGAGATTATCGCCGAGCTTGAAGGACGGCGCGTCGGCGATCCCACCCGTAACTAA
- a CDS encoding acetyl-CoA acetyltransferase — MSNVYIAGMGATAVGEHYQRSLADLASEAARTALMNVPGIAPHHIGALYVGSAYSEELYGQGQLGAYLAGILGLSASIPALRVEAAGASGALALYQAVQAVQHGLPVALVIGVEKVTDHLEDESEAAQAMATDSNEEAMHGVTLTAQWAMLMRRYMYEYGYSADAFAPFPINAHANGTKNPLALYRFPIDASKYRKAAQIASPINMLDCSTLADGAAALLIVNENLARELDGVRIRIAGAAVATDHPALHRRRNPLDLSAARASAHIALGRAHLGVGDVDVWELTDPHGIAATLALEAIGCYETGTAPRHAAEGAITPGGKTPIATAGGYKARGDVGGATGIYQVIEIAQQLRGQAGATQVTNARVGFAQSLGGIGTTAVSHVLIRES, encoded by the coding sequence ATGTCAAATGTCTATATTGCAGGGATGGGCGCAACCGCCGTTGGTGAGCATTATCAGCGCAGTTTGGCCGATCTGGCGAGCGAAGCAGCGCGTACTGCACTGATGAATGTCCCAGGTATTGCTCCGCATCACATTGGCGCCCTCTACGTTGGTAGTGCCTACAGCGAGGAGTTGTACGGGCAGGGTCAACTTGGCGCATATCTGGCCGGCATATTAGGTCTGTCAGCCTCAATTCCGGCTCTGCGCGTTGAAGCCGCCGGTGCGAGCGGTGCACTAGCGCTGTATCAGGCGGTGCAGGCAGTACAGCATGGGTTACCGGTCGCGTTGGTGATCGGGGTTGAGAAGGTCACCGATCATCTGGAAGACGAGAGCGAAGCGGCCCAAGCAATGGCAACCGATAGCAACGAAGAGGCAATGCACGGTGTAACCTTGACCGCGCAGTGGGCCATGCTTATGCGTCGCTATATGTACGAATACGGCTACTCTGCTGATGCCTTTGCCCCCTTCCCGATCAACGCTCATGCCAATGGCACGAAGAATCCGCTGGCACTGTATCGCTTTCCGATAGATGCCAGTAAATACCGAAAGGCGGCCCAGATTGCCTCACCGATCAATATGCTCGATTGTAGTACGCTGGCCGATGGCGCTGCTGCATTATTGATTGTGAACGAGAATCTGGCCCGTGAACTTGATGGGGTGCGAATCCGCATTGCCGGTGCAGCAGTTGCGACCGACCATCCAGCCTTGCACCGGCGACGGAATCCACTCGATCTGAGTGCAGCCCGCGCCAGCGCCCATATTGCACTTGGCCGCGCTCATTTAGGTGTCGGTGATGTTGATGTGTGGGAACTGACTGACCCTCATGGAATAGCGGCAACTCTGGCTCTTGAGGCAATCGGCTGTTACGAAACTGGTACTGCTCCGCGTCATGCTGCCGAGGGAGCGATTACCCCAGGCGGGAAGACACCAATTGCGACGGCAGGTGGTTACAAAGCACGTGGCGATGTCGGTGGCGCAACCGGTATCTATCAGGTAATCGAGATTGCCCAACAACTTCGTGGTCAGGCCGGTGCTACTCAGGTGACCAACGCTCGTGTTGGATTCGCACAATCGCTCGGAGGTATTGGTACAACGGCAGTTAGTCATGTCTTGATTCGCGAATCATGA
- a CDS encoding hydroxymethylglutaryl-CoA synthase: MMKPQQPVGIIGYGTYIPRYRIAAREIARIWTDGQSGTPVEAKSVPGPDEDTITMSIEAARNALARAAIPASALGAVWIGSESHPYSVKPSGTVVADALGVGPWVSAADWEFACKAGSEALTAAMALVGSGMQRYALAIGADTAQGRPGDALEYTASAGAAALIVGPAEEALATVDATISYVTDTPDFYRRADRPYPVHGNRFTGEPAYFHQIQSAAGELLRQLGRTAADFTYAVFHQPNAKFPQAVAKRLGFTDRQIAPGLLSPQIGNTYSGAALIGLCAILDIAQPGDTIFMTTYGSGAGSDAYALTVTEAVLERRERAPLTATYLKRAVMIDYAIYAKWRGKLVMG, encoded by the coding sequence ATGATGAAACCACAACAGCCGGTTGGCATTATTGGGTACGGGACATACATCCCACGCTACCGGATTGCGGCTCGTGAAATAGCCCGAATCTGGACGGACGGACAAAGCGGTACGCCAGTTGAAGCTAAGAGTGTGCCCGGCCCTGATGAAGATACAATTACGATGTCTATCGAAGCAGCGCGTAACGCACTTGCCCGCGCCGCCATCCCAGCTTCAGCGCTGGGAGCAGTGTGGATTGGGAGCGAAAGCCATCCGTACAGTGTAAAACCATCAGGAACAGTTGTTGCAGATGCACTGGGGGTAGGTCCGTGGGTAAGCGCTGCCGACTGGGAATTTGCCTGTAAGGCCGGTTCCGAGGCATTAACTGCCGCAATGGCATTGGTAGGCAGTGGAATGCAACGTTACGCACTGGCAATCGGCGCCGATACCGCGCAGGGTCGTCCCGGTGATGCCCTGGAGTATACTGCTTCTGCTGGCGCCGCTGCCCTGATCGTTGGCCCGGCGGAAGAGGCATTGGCAACCGTCGATGCCACGATCTCGTATGTCACCGATACTCCCGACTTCTACCGACGCGCTGATCGTCCGTACCCAGTGCACGGCAATCGCTTCACCGGTGAACCGGCCTACTTCCACCAGATTCAATCAGCAGCCGGTGAATTACTGCGGCAGTTGGGTCGCACGGCTGCCGATTTCACCTATGCTGTTTTTCACCAGCCCAACGCCAAGTTTCCTCAAGCAGTTGCTAAACGACTCGGTTTTACCGATCGGCAAATAGCGCCCGGGTTGCTCAGTCCACAGATCGGCAATACCTATTCGGGGGCAGCTCTCATAGGTCTCTGTGCAATCCTCGATATCGCCCAACCAGGTGATACGATCTTTATGACCACTTATGGCAGTGGCGCCGGTTCCGATGCCTATGCCCTAACCGTTACCGAGGCAGTTCTGGAACGCCGCGAACGAGCACCACTTACAGCTACATATCTGAAGCGGGCAGTGATGATTGATTACGCTATCTACGCCAAATGGCGTGGCAAGCTGGTGATGGGATAA
- a CDS encoding Yip1 family protein, translated as MIQEMINGSVAVLTNPSVQTFERHERDNLGWALIYAAIASVINGIISAITSPFQIGELRAQLEAQGLPPDVIETTIAQQSNPIFTVFGGIFGTIISSLVIWGFIYLLGRAFGGTGSFGELAWGISLFSSPLSVAQFIVSSIPLVGWILSLALVIYGIYLNYLAIQSGMNLPSQKALYISIILLVIGLFFWCIAIGLAATLAIFAGGFAP; from the coding sequence ATGATTCAAGAGATGATTAACGGTAGCGTTGCGGTTCTTACCAATCCGTCGGTACAAACGTTCGAGCGGCACGAGCGGGATAATCTTGGTTGGGCATTGATCTATGCGGCCATTGCCAGTGTTATCAATGGGATTATTTCGGCTATCACATCCCCTTTTCAGATAGGGGAACTTCGAGCGCAACTTGAGGCTCAAGGGTTACCCCCAGATGTGATCGAGACAACCATCGCTCAGCAATCCAATCCAATTTTTACTGTCTTCGGAGGGATCTTTGGCACAATTATCAGCTCATTAGTGATTTGGGGGTTCATTTACCTGCTAGGTCGGGCCTTTGGTGGTACTGGCAGCTTTGGCGAATTGGCCTGGGGTATCTCCCTCTTCTCGTCACCGTTATCTGTGGCCCAATTTATTGTATCTTCTATCCCACTTGTGGGCTGGATCCTTTCACTAGCCTTGGTCATTTACGGGATTTATCTCAATTATTTGGCAATCCAGTCTGGGATGAACCTGCCATCGCAGAAGGCGCTCTATATTTCGATCATCCTGCTGGTCATTGGTCTCTTCTTCTGGTGTATCGCGATTGGCCTTGCTGCTACTCTCGCGATCTTTGCAGGAGGTTTTGCACCATGA